In Leishmania braziliensis MHOM/BR/75/M2904 complete genome, chromosome 14, the following are encoded in one genomic region:
- a CDS encoding putative threonine synthase, with product MFTLVLIGRASNELKAQVRVALVDNAQLFSVAGSAEGESDNVFVLCIDTEDSAIMEPLYQGYHYRFVWSEQSSMAELMSAVHHRLDSMAPAQAHKDKRISGSFTSTRGAAEESNFLTVVRDGLASDGGLYILKKIPTMPDSQLYYFCKQRNLAYVEAAVIILEQLVDASITPSTLYPLVLQAYDRSRWSDKDDICPVTPLLRNEATAPTRTDGAGAVDTLSRSASFNAPERWATNMSVMELFHGPTAAFKDFALQLFPRYFGRATLTEAKEKYVVLAATSGDTGVAAISGFVNAGGHSQVMVLYPMHGVSPVQQTQMLSFDDGTQVRAYAVDSNFDFCQRTVKELLSNDALRNKLAVAEPTAVRLSSANSINWGRLIPQVVYYFWAYRHHVQHPPAGWVFGDPIDVVVPCGNFGNILSGYIAKLMGLPVRRFVVASNQNDVLYDFVKTGIYDVRNRTLAVTSSPSIDILKASNVERFLYLLSNGNTALVGQLMHDLDTAGIFTLPNDMRATMQAVFTAGRCSEEDCAATIKRVFELSGGSRLLDPHTAVAVFVAQEFREEELLSRDLTYPTSTDTDTDVPPLVIASTAHWAKFPAPVLHSLRDEGAQLGEPAPSVSAAIQEVRALYTEVKKAAPKQQVHPALSHALDVAEKMGKEARAVRADVAAIQKEVEGFALC from the coding sequence atgtTCACCCTTGTCCTCATCGGTCGCGCCTCGAATGAGCTGAAGGCGCAGGTGCGCGTGGCGTTGGTGGATAACGCGCAACTCTTCAGCGTCGCGGGGTCCGCGGAAGGCGAGAGTGACAACGTCTTTGTGCTGTGCATCGACACCGAAGACTCAGCGATCATGGAGCCGCTTTACCAAGGCTATCACTATCGCTTTGTCTGGTCGGAGCAGAGCTCGATGGCAGAGCTGATGTCGGCTGTGCATCATCGCCTCGACTCAATGGCCCCTGCACAAGCGCACAAGGACAAGCGCATCAGCGGCTCCTTCACTAGCACCCGCGGTGCCGCCGAGGAGTCAAACTTCCTGACAGTGGTCCGCGACGGCTTGGCAAGCGATGGAGGGCTTTACATTCTCAAGAAGATTCCCACAATGCCGGACTCGCAGCTATACTACTTCTGCAAGCAGCGCAACCTCGCCTACGtcgaggcggcggtgatTATCCTGGAGCAGCTCGTGGACGCGAGCATCACGCCGTCCACACTGTACCCCCTGGTTCTCCAGGCCTACGACCGCAGTCGGTGGTCCGACAAGGACGACATCTGCCCTGTGACGCCGCTTCTGAGGAATGAGGCAACCGCGCCGACCAGGACGGACGGAGCCGGCGCAGTGGACACTCTCAGCCGGTCCGCCTCCTTCAATGCGCCAGAGCGATGGGCGACGAATATGTCCGTAATGGAGCTCTTCCATGGCCCCACGGCCGCCTTCAAGGACTTCGCCCTCCAGCTTTTCCCGCGCTACTTTGGAAGAGCGACTCTCACagaggcaaaagaaaagtacgtcgtcctcgccgctACCTCCGGCGACACCGGAGTCGCGGCGATCAGCGGCTTTGTCAACGCGGGCGGCCACTCGCAGGTCATGGTGCTGTACCCCATGCATGGTGTCTCGCCGGTGCAGCAAACACAAATGCTCTCCTTCGACGACGGCACGCAGGTGCGGGCCTACGCGGTAGACTCGAACTTTGACTTTTGCCAGCGCACCGTGAAGGAGCTCTTATCCAACGATGCCCTGCGCAACAAACTCGCGGTGGCAGAGCCGACAGCcgtgcgcctctcctccgcaAACAGCATCAACTGGGGTCGCCTCATTCCGCAGGTGGTCTACTACTTCTGGGCGTACCGCCACCACGTGCAGCACCCACCTGCGGGCTGGGTCTTCGGCGACCCGATTGACGTGGTCGTCCCGTGCGGCAACTTCGGAAACATCCTGAGCGGCTACATTGCCAAGCTCATGGGGCTGCCCGTGCGCAGGTTTGTTGTCGCCTCAAACCAGAACGACGTGCTCTATGACTTCGTGAAGACTGGCATCTACGACGTTCGTAATCGCACCCTGGCGGTGACGTCATCGCCGTCCATCGACATCTTGAAAGCCTCCAATGTGGAGCGTTTCCTCTACCTCCTGAGCAACGGCAACACGGCCCTAGTGGGGCAGCTGATGCACGACCTGGACACGGCCGGCATCTTCACCTTACCAAACGACATGCGCGCAACGATGCAAGCCGTCTTCACGGCtggccgctgcagcgaggaggactgCGCAGCAACCATCAAACGTGTCTTTGAATTATCTGGCGGTTCGCGGCTGCTTGACCCACACACAGCCGTCGCCGTCTTCGTTGCTCAGGAGTTCCGCGAGGAGGAACTCCTGAGCCGCGACCTCACCTACCCAACGTCTACAGACACCGACACCGATGTCCCACCACTGGTAATCGCGAGCACGGCGCACTGGGCGAAGTTCccggcgccggtgctgcaCTCGCTGCGCGACGAGGGTGCTCAACTAGGTGAGCCGGCGCCGTCCGTCTCGGCCGCCATTCAGGAAGTGCGCGCCCTCTACACAGAGGTCAAGAAAGCAGCCCCgaagcagcaggtgcacccGGCCCTGTCGCACGCACTGGATGTGGCGGAGAAGATGGGGAAGGAGGCCCGTGCCGTCCGCGCCGATGTAGCGGCGATTcagaaggaggtggagggatTTGCCCTGTGCTGA